The stretch of DNA AAGACATCTGCAATCAATAGAATGACAGCAAGTAATGCTAATGCTTGGAACTGCTCATCGAAGTCACTATAAACAACATTGTTTATTTTACCTTTCTGTAGTTTGCTAAGTTCTCTGGTCAAGACTGCATCTGCTGTACTATTATTATTGACATGAACATATACTCCATGACCTGCTGTAGCAATCTGCTTGCACATCTCTTCATTAAGACGAGTCTTCACAAGTTCGCCATTTAAGGTCTTTAATTCACTGCCATCAGGCATAGGAATCGGAGCTCCTTCTTTTGAACCTATACCTAATATAAAGACTTTTATTCCTTTACTATAAGCCTGTTTTGCCATATCTTCGGCACCACCTTCATTATCTTCACCATCAGTAATCAAGATGATAGCCTTGCCAACCTTAGAGTTTGGAGTGAAACTATTCATAGAAAGCTGAAGTGCTTTGCCTATATCTGTTCCTTGCGTCCCAATTAAAGAAGGATTGATATTATCCAAAAACATTTTAGCTGAAACATAGTCACTTGTTATAGGGAGTTGAACAAAGGCATCACCCGCAAATACTATTAAGCCTATCTTGTCCTCACTGAATTTATCCATCAAATTCTCAACCAACAGCTTACTCTTCTCCAGACGTGAAGGAGCAACATCTTCAGCCAACATTGAATTACTTATATCAAGTGCTATAATAGTCTCTATGCCTTCTCTTTCTTTGTTCGAAGCAATTTTACTACCAACCTGAGGACGAGCAACTATAAGGATAAGAAGCAACAACCCCATTTCCATTAATACGAATTTAACCCACTCCCTCTTACGACTAATCATAGGAGAAAGCTGATGTACAAGTGTTGGATCCCCAAACCTTATCATTCGTCGCTTGTGCAAGCGAACAGAATGTAGGTATATAATTACTGATAAGGGTATCAGTAATAACAACCACAAATATA from Prevotella scopos JCM 17725 encodes:
- a CDS encoding VWA domain-containing protein; this translates as MFRFDNPIYLWLLLLIPLSVIIYLHSVRLHKRRMIRFGDPTLVHQLSPMISRKREWVKFVLMEMGLLLLILIVARPQVGSKIASNKEREGIETIIALDISNSMLAEDVAPSRLEKSKLLVENLMDKFSEDKIGLIVFAGDAFVQLPITSDYVSAKMFLDNINPSLIGTQGTDIGKALQLSMNSFTPNSKVGKAIILITDGEDNEGGAEDMAKQAYSKGIKVFILGIGSKEGAPIPMPDGSELKTLNGELVKTRLNEEMCKQIATAGHGVYVHVNNNSTADAVLTRELSKLQKGKINNVVYSDFDEQFQALALLAVILLIADVLLLERKRRW